A window of the Microbacterium sp. AZCO genome harbors these coding sequences:
- a CDS encoding ParB N-terminal domain-containing protein, which produces MSARIGHIELERSISSIIVGNRHRREYGDIDELAASITRDGLLQPVTVTPEGILVCGARRLEALKRLGEKTIKVWVRSGISDRLAELLAEQAENVLHKPLTPTEATTLYTELKEYITEDAQRRQTATQFSRLGDPSENHGGATVAPPQFKPGKSRTQAALMVTGKASYTTLDRIAELQRLVASPVTDPALREMAVAELRLIDDGGSVAAAHARIREVIRPAPRTIEDFEAPEDFDPPDELEQLASAALARVKEAKRGRNVRKTRTTSAHVFPVRAFVRVWEDLDQWWTHFDVAAVATELTDEQLAQFEGTLAYTVEFFAQLRSARTQLGREIA; this is translated from the coding sequence GTGAGCGCGAGGATCGGCCACATCGAGCTCGAACGATCGATCTCATCGATCATCGTCGGGAATCGCCACCGCCGGGAGTACGGCGACATCGACGAACTCGCCGCGTCGATCACGCGCGACGGACTCCTGCAACCCGTCACTGTGACGCCCGAGGGCATCCTGGTCTGCGGCGCGCGCCGACTCGAAGCGCTCAAGCGTCTCGGCGAAAAGACCATCAAGGTCTGGGTGAGGTCCGGGATCTCTGATCGACTCGCCGAGTTGCTCGCCGAGCAGGCGGAGAACGTGCTCCACAAGCCGCTCACCCCCACGGAGGCGACGACGCTCTACACGGAGTTGAAGGAGTACATCACTGAGGATGCGCAGCGGCGACAGACGGCGACACAGTTCAGCCGGCTGGGCGATCCGAGCGAAAACCACGGTGGTGCCACCGTGGCACCACCGCAATTCAAGCCGGGGAAGAGCCGTACACAGGCAGCTTTGATGGTGACGGGCAAGGCTTCCTACACGACACTCGATCGCATCGCAGAACTTCAGCGGCTCGTTGCCAGCCCGGTGACCGACCCCGCGCTGAGGGAGATGGCGGTCGCAGAGTTGCGGCTCATCGATGATGGCGGCAGCGTCGCTGCCGCCCACGCTCGGATCCGGGAGGTCATACGTCCGGCGCCCCGAACGATCGAGGATTTCGAAGCACCCGAAGATTTCGACCCTCCCGACGAACTCGAGCAGCTGGCGAGCGCAGCGCTCGCGAGAGTCAAAGAAGCCAAGCGTGGCCGCAATGTACGCAAGACCCGAACGACGTCAGCGCATGTCTTCCCGGTCCGCGCCTTCGTGCGCGTATGGGAGGACCTCGACCAGTGGTGGACCCACTTCGACGTTGCCGCCGTCGCCACAGAGCTGACCGACGAGCAGCTCGCGCAGTTCGAGGGGACCCTCGCATACACCGTCGAGTTCTTCGCTCAATTGCGCAGCGCACGCACTCAGCTCGGACGGGAGATCGCGTGA
- a CDS encoding DUF2637 domain-containing protein, which produces MRSGRLAVWTAVAGTVFIAIGAFWLSFTALADLAHRSGIARNQAWAWPLIVDGIIVVGTVSVVALAGGREAWYPWMLLIAGAAVSVAANAIHAVVAADADVPPVLAASVAAVPPLVLLAITHLTVVLTQRFGVPHSSTASAVRGPSTELVQLHPHPDVPEKGARRDIAALMRQRGMSNREIASATGVHPSTVGRWFAGTLGTPDLQKGATP; this is translated from the coding sequence ATGCGATCGGGGCGCCTCGCAGTGTGGACGGCGGTGGCAGGCACCGTCTTCATCGCGATCGGTGCCTTCTGGCTGTCTTTCACCGCCCTCGCCGATCTTGCACATCGGTCAGGCATCGCCCGCAATCAAGCCTGGGCATGGCCGCTGATCGTCGACGGGATCATCGTCGTGGGGACGGTCTCTGTCGTCGCGCTCGCAGGTGGCCGGGAGGCCTGGTACCCGTGGATGCTCCTGATCGCGGGCGCCGCGGTCTCCGTCGCCGCGAATGCGATCCACGCCGTCGTCGCCGCCGACGCTGACGTTCCACCGGTGCTCGCTGCATCCGTCGCGGCGGTACCGCCGCTGGTCCTGCTTGCGATCACGCACCTCACCGTCGTGCTCACCCAGAGATTCGGGGTTCCTCACTCCTCCACAGCATCCGCCGTGCGAGGGCCATCCACAGAACTCGTGCAGCTCCACCCGCACCCGGATGTTCCGGAGAAGGGTGCCCGTAGAGACATCGCGGCGCTGATGCGTCAGCGCGGGATGTCGAACAGAGAGATTGCGAGCGCCACGGGAGTCCACCCGTCGACAGTCGGCCGATGGTTCGCGGGGACGCTCGGCACACCTGACCTACAGAAAGGGGCCACGCCATGA
- a CDS encoding bifunctional DNA primase/polymerase — MDTAALLASVLGLSPSEGAARFAQSGIPIFPCKAAEKRPLTQHGFRDATSDIKQIRRWWARWPDSNIGMPTGSRSGIEVVDIDVHGRVRGFGPFELARREGLVDRWQVLVKTASGGMHAYYPADPKKPQPSWQASRCGIDFRGEGGYVIVPPSRVVFEGNGSSYELIGVGRPGAVPLDAVALRQFLDPRPAPSRSTATTAHRDVDVDRIAGWLATRMEGERNRALYWAACRLAENGLPDDNARAVLGPAAVRVGLREAEILTTIRSAYRTMVRATPPFRARATSPSMKGRVIS; from the coding sequence ATGGACACCGCAGCGCTGCTTGCATCCGTGCTCGGTCTTTCACCGAGCGAAGGAGCGGCACGCTTCGCTCAGTCCGGAATCCCGATCTTTCCGTGCAAGGCCGCTGAGAAGCGCCCGCTGACGCAACACGGCTTCCGCGACGCGACCTCAGATATCAAGCAGATCAGACGGTGGTGGGCGCGATGGCCCGACTCGAACATCGGGATGCCGACCGGCTCCCGCTCCGGAATCGAGGTCGTCGACATCGATGTGCACGGTCGGGTGCGCGGATTCGGTCCCTTCGAACTCGCCCGCCGGGAGGGTCTGGTCGACCGCTGGCAGGTTCTGGTGAAGACAGCGTCCGGCGGCATGCATGCCTACTACCCCGCCGACCCGAAGAAACCTCAGCCGTCGTGGCAAGCATCAAGGTGTGGCATCGATTTCCGCGGCGAGGGCGGTTATGTGATCGTCCCACCGTCGCGGGTGGTGTTCGAAGGCAACGGATCGAGCTACGAGCTGATCGGCGTGGGGCGCCCAGGCGCCGTGCCGCTCGACGCGGTCGCCCTTCGGCAGTTTCTCGACCCCCGGCCGGCACCCTCAAGGAGCACCGCCACCACCGCCCATCGGGATGTCGACGTAGACCGGATCGCCGGCTGGCTTGCCACACGGATGGAGGGCGAGCGCAACCGAGCGCTCTACTGGGCGGCGTGCCGCCTGGCGGAGAACGGCCTGCCCGATGACAACGCTCGAGCTGTTCTCGGCCCGGCCGCGGTGCGCGTCGGGCTTCGAGAGGCAGAGATCCTCACAACCATCCGATCCGCGTACCGAACGATGGTGAGGGCGACACCACCCTTTCGCGCCCGCGCAACTAGCCCGTCGATGAAGGGACGCGTGATCTCATGA
- a CDS encoding ArdC-like ssDNA-binding domain-containing protein, whose translation MAHQRSGDAVTAAKLERLHAQLADAVADLVTGDDWNRALAFAARFRSRSFNNTLLIWMQHAAAFEQGRVSAPTPTYVAGFRQWLTLGRSVDRGQPGYMIFAPVVRRFASRTPQIAESWRRLAPREAPQRGEAVQSRLVGVRPAYVWDASQTSGEAIPEEPRPQLLEGEAPPGMWDGLATLVRAKGYSLRLVDSDRDLGGANGMTDYLTRSVAVRGDIDPAARVKTLAHELAHVELHGPDHPEASLHRGIGEVEAESVALMIGAAHGLDTSSYTIPYVSTWATSVDGKTPVEVVQATGERVRSTAVAILSQLHTAQVGAGDPPGLSRESTTVRPWDRVDDTSLSGSDRRHPSRSATARPVL comes from the coding sequence ATGGCTCACCAACGATCCGGCGATGCTGTCACAGCGGCAAAGCTCGAGCGGCTCCACGCTCAGCTCGCTGATGCGGTAGCCGACCTTGTGACGGGCGACGACTGGAACCGCGCTCTCGCGTTTGCGGCCCGGTTCCGCTCTCGGTCGTTCAACAACACCCTGCTCATCTGGATGCAGCACGCAGCAGCGTTCGAGCAGGGCAGGGTCTCCGCCCCGACGCCGACATACGTCGCCGGCTTCCGGCAGTGGCTGACGCTGGGGCGTTCCGTCGATCGCGGACAGCCCGGCTATATGATCTTCGCGCCCGTCGTCCGCCGGTTCGCTTCGCGTACTCCGCAGATCGCCGAGTCGTGGCGTCGGCTCGCGCCCCGCGAGGCGCCTCAGCGAGGCGAGGCAGTGCAGTCGCGCTTGGTCGGCGTGCGTCCGGCATATGTCTGGGATGCCTCGCAGACCAGCGGTGAAGCGATCCCGGAGGAACCTCGGCCGCAGCTGCTGGAGGGTGAGGCGCCGCCGGGGATGTGGGACGGCCTCGCGACGCTCGTGCGCGCAAAGGGCTACTCGTTGCGCCTTGTCGACAGTGATCGGGACCTGGGAGGAGCGAACGGCATGACCGACTACCTCACGCGCAGCGTCGCCGTCCGGGGCGACATCGATCCTGCCGCGCGTGTGAAGACGCTCGCGCACGAACTCGCTCACGTGGAGCTCCACGGTCCTGATCATCCCGAGGCATCCCTGCATCGGGGAATCGGCGAGGTCGAGGCCGAGTCGGTCGCGCTAATGATCGGCGCGGCGCACGGGCTCGACACGTCGAGCTACACAATCCCGTACGTCTCGACGTGGGCTACCTCTGTCGACGGGAAGACGCCGGTCGAGGTCGTCCAGGCGACAGGTGAACGTGTGCGGTCGACTGCGGTCGCGATTCTCTCGCAGCTGCATACGGCTCAGGTGGGCGCAGGTGATCCGCCGGGGCTGTCGAGAGAGTCGACGACAGTGCGTCCCTGGGATCGGGTCGATGACACCAGCCTCAGCGGCTCCGATCGGCGGCACCCCTCCCGCTCCGCGACTGCCCGGCCGGTGCTCTGA
- a CDS encoding helix-turn-helix transcriptional regulator: MDLVRAISTLRDAAGMTNQELIERSEMSASYFYGRLRGAAPFDANDIEKLAQALGTHPHEISRVAASIGDAREIEPMVDTDAKELARRLSAVSRAPRLDGSAFDIDGLLNELAERGVALDRDEWSSLLAGESSTVRVRVLEGVGAYAGVPTAYLLDLEDAAAVEAAEANFEFREALKASGADSVSARAVGEISPAALRAIAQTLRSISAH; the protein is encoded by the coding sequence ATGGACCTCGTGCGAGCAATCTCGACACTTCGTGATGCGGCCGGGATGACGAATCAGGAGCTGATCGAGCGCTCCGAGATGTCGGCGAGCTACTTCTATGGACGGCTGAGGGGCGCCGCGCCGTTCGACGCGAACGACATCGAGAAGCTCGCTCAGGCTCTGGGGACCCATCCGCACGAGATCTCTCGTGTCGCAGCATCCATCGGCGACGCTCGAGAGATCGAGCCCATGGTCGACACGGACGCGAAGGAACTGGCGCGGCGGTTGTCCGCGGTATCGCGTGCGCCCCGCCTGGACGGATCCGCGTTCGATATCGACGGTCTCCTCAACGAGCTCGCTGAACGTGGGGTCGCGCTGGACCGCGATGAGTGGTCAAGCCTGCTCGCGGGTGAGTCAAGCACTGTTCGTGTGAGAGTGCTCGAAGGCGTCGGTGCGTATGCCGGCGTCCCGACGGCGTACCTGCTCGACCTCGAGGACGCTGCCGCAGTGGAAGCAGCGGAGGCGAACTTCGAGTTCCGCGAGGCGCTGAAGGCGTCCGGCGCCGACTCGGTGTCAGCGCGCGCCGTCGGCGAGATCTCGCCTGCCGCGCTGCGCGCCATCGCGCAGACCCTCAGGTCGATCTCTGCGCATTAG
- a CDS encoding low molecular weight phosphatase family protein, protein MTTPPTVLFICQHNAGRSQLGAHLLGVIAPGEFHATSAGLKPADEINPVVAQSLQEVGADTSAARPRLVTETDLATADVVVTMKPGLQLPAPIRGRHVEWEFPNPEHWDLDGVRGMRDAIAARVRILAGELSS, encoded by the coding sequence ATGACCACCCCGCCCACCGTCCTCTTCATCTGCCAGCACAACGCCGGCCGATCGCAGCTCGGCGCGCACCTGCTCGGTGTCATCGCGCCAGGCGAGTTTCACGCGACCAGCGCGGGTCTCAAGCCCGCAGACGAGATCAACCCGGTCGTCGCACAATCGCTTCAGGAAGTGGGGGCCGACACCTCTGCAGCACGTCCACGGCTGGTGACGGAGACGGATCTGGCGACCGCCGATGTCGTCGTCACAATGAAGCCCGGCTTGCAGCTCCCCGCGCCCATCCGCGGGCGGCACGTCGAATGGGAATTCCCCAACCCTGAGCACTGGGATCTCGATGGTGTGCGCGGAATGCGCGACGCCATCGCGGCTCGTGTCCGCATCCTTGCCGGGGAACTGTCCAGCTGA
- a CDS encoding FAD-dependent oxidoreductase, translating into MHIVAIGGSDAGISAALRARELDPTVDVTVVVADEYPNYSICGIPYYFSGDVKPWQSLAHRTHADLEATGMRLRLNTLATRIDAEQRRLTVRDGNGESEISYDELIVGTGALPSFAGIAGLGDLGPEDGVHVIHSMGDTFALDAHLASRAPNSAVIIGAGYVGLEMAEGFRARGMRVTQLQRGPEVLSTLDPELAALVHDELVEHGVDVHTNTTVTAVEKADSGLVVHAEHLGEPVSHSADLVLAVVGVRPNTALLEDAGAQLGAGRAVVVDEQMRTGIPHVFAAGDGVVTHHRLLGVTYLPLGTTAHKQGRVAGENALGGEARFAGSVGTQVVKVFDIVAARTGLREHEAAAAGYAPATTQAVADDHKRYYPGAQPISFCITGDRDTGRLLGAQLVGRLGTETAKRVDTYATALFAGLTIDQVSDLDLSYTPPLGSPWDAVQTATQAWSRAHLPLGVPA; encoded by the coding sequence ATGCATATCGTCGCTATCGGCGGCAGCGACGCGGGGATCTCCGCCGCGCTCCGCGCCCGAGAGCTGGACCCCACTGTCGACGTGACCGTCGTCGTTGCGGACGAGTATCCGAACTATTCGATCTGCGGCATCCCGTATTACTTCTCGGGTGACGTGAAGCCGTGGCAGTCGCTCGCGCACCGCACTCACGCCGATCTCGAGGCGACGGGCATGAGGCTGCGACTGAACACCCTGGCGACCCGAATCGACGCCGAGCAGCGGCGCCTGACGGTCCGCGATGGTAATGGGGAATCCGAGATCTCGTACGACGAGCTCATCGTCGGCACCGGCGCCCTGCCCTCCTTCGCCGGCATCGCGGGGCTGGGCGATCTCGGCCCCGAGGACGGCGTACACGTCATCCACTCGATGGGTGACACCTTCGCGCTGGACGCGCACCTTGCCAGCCGTGCGCCCAACAGCGCGGTGATCATCGGCGCGGGCTATGTCGGCCTGGAGATGGCCGAAGGGTTCCGGGCGCGCGGGATGCGGGTGACCCAGCTGCAGCGTGGCCCCGAGGTGCTCTCCACCCTGGACCCCGAACTCGCGGCGCTCGTGCACGACGAGTTGGTCGAGCACGGCGTCGACGTGCACACGAACACCACCGTGACGGCCGTCGAGAAGGCCGACTCCGGGCTCGTGGTCCACGCCGAGCACCTCGGCGAGCCGGTGTCGCACAGCGCGGATCTGGTTCTCGCGGTCGTCGGTGTTCGCCCCAACACGGCCTTGCTCGAGGACGCCGGAGCGCAGCTCGGCGCGGGCCGGGCGGTGGTCGTCGACGAGCAGATGCGCACCGGTATCCCTCACGTCTTCGCCGCGGGTGACGGCGTCGTGACCCACCATCGCCTGCTCGGCGTCACGTATCTGCCGCTCGGTACCACCGCCCACAAGCAGGGGCGCGTCGCGGGCGAGAACGCGCTGGGTGGCGAGGCGCGGTTCGCCGGATCCGTCGGCACCCAGGTCGTCAAGGTCTTCGACATCGTCGCGGCGCGCACCGGGCTCCGTGAGCACGAGGCAGCGGCCGCCGGCTATGCACCGGCGACCACGCAGGCTGTGGCGGACGACCACAAGCGCTACTACCCAGGTGCGCAGCCGATCAGCTTCTGCATCACCGGCGACCGCGACACCGGGCGGCTTCTCGGCGCGCAGCTGGTCGGGCGTCTCGGCACTGAGACCGCGAAGCGCGTCGACACGTACGCGACCGCGCTGTTCGCCGGCCTCACCATCGACCAGGTCAGTGACCTGGATCTCTCGTACACCCCGCCGCTCGGGTCGCCCTGGGACGCCGTGCAGACGGCGACGCAGGCGTGGTCCCGCGCCCACCTTCCCCTTGGAGTCCCCGCATGA
- a CDS encoding PstS family phosphate ABC transporter substrate-binding protein has translation MNRTAPLAAATILLAALALSGCAGESIGDSGETVSGTVVSDGSSTVGPLTKAASIQFAGVQPDVAVTVQITGTGGGFRSFCSGETDISNASRPIDDDEAAKCEAAGVEYTEIVIANDGISVVVNPENDWVDCLTVDQLKTIWAAESQGAVTNWNQIDPSYPNVPLTLFGPGADSGTFDYFTEAINGEEGSSRSDYTGSEDDDVTVQGVKADEGALGYFGFTYLEENADVVKGLEVDGGDGCVAPSVETVQDGTYAPLGRPLFIYVNNNSYADEAAVKAFVDYYVDNADAIAQSSLFVPLTDKQTDTAQDELASLD, from the coding sequence ATGAACCGCACGGCGCCGCTCGCCGCGGCGACGATCCTCCTCGCGGCACTCGCGTTGAGTGGATGTGCTGGCGAATCGATCGGTGACTCTGGCGAGACCGTGAGCGGGACCGTCGTCAGCGACGGCTCCTCCACGGTCGGCCCCCTCACGAAGGCGGCATCGATCCAGTTCGCGGGCGTCCAGCCGGACGTGGCGGTGACGGTCCAGATCACCGGCACCGGTGGCGGGTTCCGGTCCTTCTGCTCCGGCGAAACAGACATCTCCAACGCCTCCCGGCCGATCGACGACGATGAGGCAGCGAAGTGCGAGGCTGCGGGTGTCGAGTACACGGAGATAGTGATCGCCAACGACGGGATCTCCGTCGTGGTCAATCCCGAGAACGACTGGGTGGACTGCCTCACTGTCGACCAGTTGAAAACGATCTGGGCGGCCGAATCCCAGGGAGCGGTCACCAACTGGAACCAGATCGACCCCTCATACCCGAACGTTCCGCTCACGCTCTTCGGGCCGGGTGCTGATTCGGGCACGTTCGACTACTTCACCGAAGCAATCAACGGTGAAGAGGGAAGCAGTCGCAGCGACTACACGGGCTCCGAGGATGACGACGTCACGGTTCAGGGTGTCAAGGCAGACGAGGGTGCGCTGGGCTACTTCGGCTTCACCTATCTCGAAGAGAACGCGGACGTCGTCAAGGGCCTCGAGGTCGACGGCGGCGACGGCTGCGTCGCCCCGTCCGTCGAGACCGTGCAGGACGGCACGTACGCGCCGCTCGGCCGGCCGCTGTTCATCTACGTCAACAACAACTCCTACGCGGATGAGGCGGCGGTGAAGGCGTTCGTGGACTACTACGTCGACAATGCCGACGCGATCGCTCAGTCCTCGCTGTTCGTCCCGCTCACGGACAAGCAGACCGACACCGCGCAGGACGAACTCGCCAGCCTCGACTGA
- a CDS encoding arsenate reductase ArsC yields the protein MSDKPTVLFVCVHNAGRSQMAAGYLRALGGDDVEVISAGSAPKDVINPVAVEAMAEEGIDIAGNTPKVLTVDAVKESDVVITMGCGDACPIFPGKRYEDWELDDPAGQGIEAVRPIRDEIRLRIEALLDDLLPERVAQP from the coding sequence ATGAGCGACAAGCCCACCGTCCTGTTCGTCTGCGTCCACAACGCCGGCCGTTCGCAGATGGCGGCGGGGTACCTCCGTGCGCTGGGTGGCGACGATGTCGAGGTCATCTCCGCGGGGTCCGCACCCAAGGACGTCATCAACCCGGTGGCCGTCGAGGCGATGGCCGAGGAAGGCATCGACATCGCCGGCAACACCCCGAAGGTGCTGACCGTCGACGCCGTCAAGGAATCCGACGTCGTCATCACGATGGGCTGCGGCGACGCGTGCCCGATCTTCCCCGGCAAGCGCTACGAGGACTGGGAACTCGACGACCCAGCCGGGCAGGGGATCGAAGCCGTCCGTCCCATCCGGGACGAGATCCGCCTGCGCATCGAGGCGCTGCTCGACGACCTGCTTCCGGAGCGGGTGGCGCAGCCATGA
- a CDS encoding metalloregulator ArsR/SmtB family transcription factor, which produces MNPAVSITSLGDQTRVRILRLIRDSQDGRALVGALAKSLELRQPTVSHHMKALHDDGIVVREPDGRRVWYSIAPAHADLVDSILGGAEPADEPDLERIADDLSVRFHGVFSRETVRAIVLDSHQLLAGHSQSPMLASRTATFAASRLEALQRDDVLTPTVPTVLFVCVQNAGRSQIAAGILRQLAGDRVAVRTAGSEPVSDVRQSIVTALNEIGVSLGGEFPKPLTDEAVRAADVVVTMGCGDACPVYPGRRYLDWELDDPVGKSPEQVRAIRDDIEGRVRRLLDELFPESSSAPTR; this is translated from the coding sequence ATGAATCCTGCGGTGAGCATCACCTCATTGGGGGATCAGACCCGTGTGCGCATACTCCGACTGATCCGTGACTCGCAGGATGGGCGGGCCCTCGTCGGGGCACTGGCGAAGTCCCTGGAACTGCGGCAGCCGACGGTCAGTCACCACATGAAGGCGCTGCACGACGACGGCATCGTCGTGCGCGAGCCGGACGGGCGCCGCGTCTGGTACTCGATCGCCCCTGCCCACGCCGATCTTGTCGACTCGATCCTCGGCGGCGCAGAGCCCGCGGACGAGCCCGATCTCGAGCGCATCGCCGATGACCTTTCCGTCCGCTTCCACGGCGTGTTCAGCCGTGAGACCGTCCGCGCGATCGTCCTGGACAGCCACCAGCTCCTGGCGGGTCACTCGCAGTCCCCAATGCTGGCCAGCCGCACGGCGACGTTCGCCGCCTCACGGCTGGAGGCACTCCAACGTGATGACGTGCTCACGCCGACCGTGCCGACTGTGCTCTTCGTCTGCGTGCAGAACGCCGGTCGCTCGCAGATCGCGGCCGGAATCCTCAGGCAGCTCGCCGGTGACCGAGTCGCGGTGCGAACGGCCGGCTCGGAGCCAGTCAGTGATGTGCGCCAGAGCATCGTCACCGCGCTCAATGAGATCGGTGTTTCGCTGGGTGGCGAGTTCCCGAAGCCGCTCACCGATGAAGCCGTCCGCGCGGCCGACGTCGTCGTCACGATGGGCTGCGGCGACGCATGCCCGGTCTACCCCGGCCGCCGCTACCTGGACTGGGAACTCGACGACCCGGTCGGCAAGTCACCTGAGCAAGTTCGTGCGATCAGGGACGACATCGAAGGGCGCGTCCGCAGGCTGCTCGATGAGTTGTTCCCCGAAAGTTCATCTGCCCCGACTCGATAA
- a CDS encoding N-acetyltransferase family protein: protein MTPADWPIVEKIYAQGIEDGEATFEVDTPTWQSFDAGKLPSLRFVAVDAGDALVGWIAASPVSSRPAYRGVVEHSVYIDRRARGRGIGRRLLDVFIDAAEDAGIWTIQSSIFPENGASLRLHEAAGFRVVGRRERIARSGTGPHAGCWRDTLLIERRSDAVERN from the coding sequence ATGACCCCGGCCGACTGGCCGATAGTCGAGAAGATCTACGCGCAGGGCATCGAGGACGGCGAGGCGACGTTCGAGGTCGACACTCCCACCTGGCAGTCGTTCGATGCGGGCAAGCTGCCCTCGCTGCGGTTCGTCGCCGTCGACGCAGGCGACGCCCTCGTCGGCTGGATCGCCGCTTCGCCCGTGTCTTCCCGCCCGGCGTACCGCGGGGTCGTCGAGCACTCGGTTTACATCGACCGCCGTGCTCGGGGACGAGGCATCGGCCGCCGCCTCCTCGACGTGTTCATCGACGCTGCCGAGGACGCGGGGATCTGGACGATCCAGTCGAGCATCTTCCCTGAGAACGGCGCGAGCCTCAGACTCCACGAGGCAGCGGGGTTCCGTGTGGTGGGTCGACGCGAACGCATCGCCCGATCGGGGACCGGCCCGCACGCCGGCTGCTGGCGCGACACCCTCCTCATCGAGCGTCGCAGCGACGCGGTGGAGCGCAACTGA
- a CDS encoding FAD-dependent oxidoreductase codes for MTLLDLTPRVAVTDRLSTLPVAIIGAGPIGLAAAANLVERGIDFILFESGDEVAASVRAWGHTRLFSPWKHLVDPASRRLLEEAGWELPDPERAPTGTELVDRYVAPLAALDEISGRIRTGVEVIGVTREGMDRTRTSRRAATPFLLRIRTANGEVEDVAARAVIDASGTYLSPNSLSSSGLELLGMADIADRVTPALPDVLGRDRAEFAGRRVTVVGAGHSAANTLLALVKLAREEVGTTVTWLIRNANAVRVSSSPDDELIGRAHLGSRVDRAVERGDIALIDGFEVIRARRAGDAVELVGHRHGEVVAHETDIVVNATGFRPNLDILREIRLELDEIVEAPKRLAPLIDPNVHSCGTVEPHGFRELTHPEQGFFIVGMKSYGRAPTFLLATGYEQVRSVTAWLAGDTASASNVELVLPATGVCSTDAGNGGGCC; via the coding sequence GTGACTCTGCTTGATCTGACACCCCGTGTCGCTGTCACCGATCGGCTCTCGACGTTGCCGGTCGCGATCATCGGGGCGGGCCCGATCGGGCTAGCGGCGGCCGCGAACCTCGTCGAACGCGGCATCGACTTCATTCTGTTCGAGTCCGGCGATGAGGTCGCAGCGAGCGTGCGGGCCTGGGGCCACACGCGGCTGTTCTCGCCGTGGAAGCACTTGGTCGATCCGGCATCTCGGCGGCTACTGGAAGAAGCCGGATGGGAGCTGCCCGACCCGGAGCGTGCCCCAACCGGAACGGAGCTGGTTGACAGGTACGTCGCGCCACTGGCTGCCCTGGACGAGATCTCCGGGCGGATCCGCACCGGCGTCGAGGTGATCGGCGTGACTCGCGAGGGCATGGACCGCACCCGGACAAGCCGTCGGGCGGCGACGCCCTTCCTACTGCGGATCCGTACCGCGAACGGCGAGGTCGAAGATGTCGCGGCGCGCGCCGTGATCGACGCGTCGGGCACCTACCTCTCCCCCAACTCCCTCTCCTCCAGCGGCCTCGAGCTGCTGGGCATGGCCGACATCGCCGACCGTGTTACCCCCGCGCTTCCCGATGTGCTCGGCAGGGATCGTGCCGAGTTCGCCGGGCGGCGGGTGACGGTCGTGGGCGCCGGGCATTCCGCCGCGAACACGCTGCTTGCGCTGGTGAAGCTGGCTCGCGAGGAAGTCGGCACCACGGTCACCTGGCTGATCCGCAACGCTAACGCGGTGCGGGTCTCGTCCTCGCCCGACGATGAGCTGATCGGTCGCGCGCACCTCGGCAGCCGTGTCGACCGGGCGGTGGAGCGTGGCGACATCGCCCTGATCGACGGGTTCGAGGTCATCCGTGCGCGCCGAGCAGGCGACGCGGTCGAGTTGGTCGGCCACCGCCATGGAGAGGTGGTCGCCCACGAGACTGACATCGTGGTCAATGCGACGGGGTTCCGGCCGAATCTCGACATCCTCCGTGAGATCCGCCTCGAGTTGGACGAGATCGTTGAAGCGCCCAAGCGTCTGGCTCCGCTGATCGACCCGAACGTGCACTCCTGTGGCACCGTCGAGCCCCATGGTTTCCGCGAGCTGACCCACCCGGAGCAGGGGTTCTTCATCGTCGGAATGAAGTCCTACGGGCGGGCGCCGACATTCCTGCTCGCCACCGGGTACGAGCAGGTGCGCTCGGTGACGGCCTGGCTCGCCGGTGACACCGCATCCGCGTCGAACGTCGAGCTGGTGCTTCCCGCGACCGGCGTCTGCTCGACCGACGCCGGCAATGGCGGTGGATGCTGTTGA
- a CDS encoding metalloregulator ArsR/SmtB family transcription factor produces MTTLLEVTDITAGACCTPLVREPLSATEAEQLATTMKALADPARLRLLSIVAASENSEACVCDLIEPVGLSQPTVSHHLKILTAAGFLERSKRGTWAYFKLVPGALDRVSQLLVAS; encoded by the coding sequence ATGACCACACTGCTCGAGGTGACCGACATCACCGCCGGCGCTTGCTGCACGCCACTGGTGCGAGAGCCGTTGTCCGCAACGGAGGCGGAGCAACTCGCCACGACGATGAAGGCTCTTGCCGATCCCGCGCGGCTCCGCCTGCTGTCCATCGTCGCGGCCTCGGAGAACTCCGAGGCGTGCGTGTGCGATCTCATCGAGCCGGTCGGGCTCAGCCAGCCAACAGTTTCCCATCACCTGAAGATCCTCACCGCTGCGGGGTTCCTCGAGCGCAGCAAGCGGGGCACCTGGGCGTACTTCAAGCTCGTTCCCGGCGCGTTGGACCGCGTCTCGCAGCTTCTCGTCGCCTCGTGA